In one window of Hyla sarda isolate aHylSar1 chromosome 1, aHylSar1.hap1, whole genome shotgun sequence DNA:
- the LAP3 gene encoding cytosol aminopeptidase: protein MLQPLRAVLLRSVHRSCCRTLSLSAQSYNTGRKGLVLGVYEKNKEDDNVVLTKAGDTFDNVVSGKLRNQLSRSGPALKKGKTRIFYGLHEEFPTVVVAGLGKQSAGINQQELWNESKENIRTAVSVGCRQLQDMEIEHVEVDPCGDAQSAAEGAVLGLFEYDELKSKKKKKVSTQLYGSQDRDAWQKGVSYAEGQNLARYLMESPANYITPSKFAEILQQKSGELGSGVKVFTRSKSWIEEQQMGAFLSVAKGSDEPPVFLEIHYTGSSDPNHSPLVFVGKGVTFDSGGISIKPSSGMDAMRADMGGAATICSAVLTAATLKIPINLIGLAPLCENMPSGRANKPGDVVKAKNGKTIQVDNTDAEGRLLLADALCYAHNFNARAIVNAATLTGAMDVALGSAAAGVFTNSSWLWNHLQEASIVTGDRLWRMPLFQHYSKQVTESALADLNNVGKYSRSGGACTAAAFLKEFVTIPHWAHLDIAGVMSNKDEVPYLRKGMSGRPTRTLVEFADRLSKDQKPT from the exons ATGCTGCAGCCTCTGAGGGCAGTGCTCCTCAGGAGTGTAcacaggagctgctgcaggactctCTCCCTGTCTGCACAGTCCTACAACACTGGCCGAAAG GGGCTTGTCCTAGGTGTATATGAAAAGAATAAGGAGGATGACAATGTGGTTCTTACTAAAGCAGGTGACACGTTTGACAATGTTGTTTCAGGAAAACTGAGAAACCAACTGAGCAG ATCTGGACCTGCACTAAAGAAAGGCAAAACACGGATATTTTATGGTCTGCATGAG GAATTTCCCACTGTGGTGGTGGCAGGCTTGGGTAAGCAGTCAGCTGGCATCAACCAACAGGAGCTCTGGAATGAAAGCAAAGAGAATATTAGGACAGCGGTATCAG TGGGCTGTAGACAGTTGCAGGATATGGAGATTGAACATGTTGAAGTGGATCCATGTGGAGATGCTCAATCGGCGGCAGAAGGTGCTGTTCTGGGGTTATTTGAATATGATGAGCTTAAgtcgaaaaagaagaaaaaagtctCCACACAGCTGTATGGAAG TCAAGACAGAGATGCCTGGCAAAAAGGAGTTTCCTATGCAGAGGGACAGAACTTGGCTCGATACTTGATGGAATCTCCAGCTAACTATATAACTCCTTCAAAGTTTGCGGAGATACTTCAACAGAAGAGTGGAGAATTGGGTAGTGGTGTTAAGGTGTTCACAAG ATCAAAGTCCTGGATAGAAGAGCAACAAATGGGAGCATTTTTAAGTGTGGCCAAAGGATCTGATGAACCCCCAGTTTTCCTGGAGATCCATTATACTGGAAGCTCAGACCCCAATCATTCCCCTCTTGTGTTTGTGGGGAAAGGAGTCACGTTTGACAG TGGTGGAATTTCCATAAAGCCATCATCTGGGATGGATGCCATGAGAGCCGATATGGGTGGAGCTGCCACAATCTGTTCTGCCGTCTTGACAGCTGCAACTCTCAAGATACCCATTAACCTTATTG GTTTGGCTCCTTTGTGTGAAAATATGCCCAGTGGTCGAGCTAACAAGCCCGGGGATGTTGTGAAGGCCAAAAACGGGAAGACAATCCAG GTAGATAACACGGATGCTGAAGGAAGGCTGCTGTTGGCTGATGCTCTATGTTATGCGCACAACTTCAATGCAAGAGCTATAGTAAATGCGGCAACATTAACAG GTGCAATGGATGTGGCCCTGGGATCTGCAGCCGCTGGAGTGTTCACCAATTCTTCTTGGCTTTGGAATCATCTACAAGAG GCCAGCATTGTGACTGGGGATCGGCTATGGCGGATGCCTCTCTTTCAGCACTACTCTAAACAAGTGACGGAGTCCGCTCTAGCAGACCTTAACAATGTCGGAAAGTATAGCAG GTCTGGAGGAGCATGCACGGCCGCTGCCTTCTTAAAGGAGTTTGTGACCATACCACATTGGGCTCACCTAGACATAGCCGGAGTCATGTCCAACAAGGATGAGGTTCCTTACCTGCGTAAGGGCATGTCTGGCCGCCCTACAAGGACTTTAGTAGAATTTGCTGATCGTCTGAGTAAAGACCAAAAACCCACATAA